The Solibacillus sp. FSL W7-1436 DNA segment ACGTTTATTGAGTAAGTCTTGATTTTCCAAGCCGTGTTTTTTAATGATGTAGCTGTCTAACTCGTTTTGCTTGTTTAATAATGTTTGTAAGTTCATATAATTTCTTTCCACCCATCTTTAGTTAGTAGTTCCACGATAGGCGAGAAGTAAGGTACAACAACCTCAACTTCTGCCACATCATCAATTAATGCGAATCGTCTCATTGGCAATCTATCCGTTAATGGCACTCGCTTCCGTTTCCGCTTCTTCTTAGGTGTGTAAAATGGTATGCCGTTTTTGTTTACTGACATTTATTCACCTCGTTAGATTATTTATCTTCCAACTCTACACCCAGCGCGAATATTGCCCGACACGCTGCATGTGCTAAATGTTTGTCCGATTCATCACCGGCAAGATGTGCGTATACGTGAACAAGTAAGTGGTTTAAATGATCCTGTGTGCTAATCAGTTTCCAGTTATCATCCCCGTACTTTTCCGCACCCTCTTTCAACACGCTCGCAATTTCCAAAATTGATTTCGGGTCAACTAAATCCATACGGTATGGTGATTTCGATTGACCGCCGCCTTTTTCGTTGTAGACGACTGGCTGGTCTGGGCTGACACCTGGTACTGTAGGTTTATTAACTTCCTCTAAAACTCTTGCAATCTTTTTGTGCACTAAAACAGGCTTATCTCTGTCTGAAACTTTAACACTGTATTCATAGTCGCCACTAAATTCAGCTTCGTATATTTCCCCCTGTCTTAATGTTGAATTTCCGCTAGGTATTGTATAGCTATAGTCGTGTACCATTAATATTTTCATCTAAAACGCTCCCTGTTTGAGTAGATTTCTCGCTTCATAATAAAAGCGGTAGTATATCCAGTTACCGGCTTCCTTCTTTTGCACCGGCACAATGTTAAAGTTATATTTCGCTTCGAATGATTTCAGCCGAGCGAGTAATGCTTTCGGGTCATACTGGCTCCGATAATCGCCATGTATGAGCTTTGTGTAAAAATCTAGCTGCTCGACCATTAATACGAAATTACCTTGCTGTGATCTGATTAACTCATTTTCGAAAGCTTGTTGAGTTGTTTTTTGCAAATTACCGCAAAGCTCGTCCACATTGGCTTTCCTCTCGACAACGCTGTTCAAATAAATGTTACGAGTAATGCCTAATTCGTCATTTCTTGGAATTAGAGCTGAATAGTCGCCGAAATCCAGTTTTTGCGAAACTACCGGCACATTCTTTTTCTTAAGGTAATCAAGGATATGCTCATTCTTCTGCTCCCTCGTATCTGCGACAATCACCATTGTTTTTAAGATTTCGTTAATTTCCTTGTCGGTATAGTGAAATCGGTACAATTAATTCACCTCGCGTTCAATCATCTCGTTGTATAGTTGCAGCAATTTCTCCTGTGATTGGTTCTCGTAATATTCATCAGCATAGCGGCCATGAAATACTTGTAGGTAGGTGACCAACTCGTCCTTAGACAAGTCAGCCCCTTCATTGTTAATGTGCATAGCGTTCGCCTCCTAGAAAGGTAAATCCGATTCAGTAACTTCCATCGGTGCCGGTGCATTATTGTTAGCATATTGATTGTTTGAAGCACCCTCTTTTTTCTTCTGCGGGAAGTCGAAGCTGTTCACTACAATTTCAGTGAAATATTGTTTCGTGCCATCGTCTTTATTCCAGATGCGGATTTGTAAGCGGCCAGTGATTCCGAAGTGATCGCCTTTATTCACATATTGCGCCATGATTTCAGCCGTTTTCCCCAATGCTACGAAGTTAATAAAATCTGTTTCGTATTCGCCAGTTTGCTTGTTTTTAAAATCACGTCTTACTGCAATCGTGCCGTTTCCTACAAAACTACCACTCGGTGTAGCCTTTAACTCGATGTCCTTAACTGAATTGCCTGTTACTGTGATAATGTTCATTTATATTTCCTCCAATTGGTTGTTTATTATTTTTCATAAATCATCGCAGTTGCCGGAAATACTATTGTTTCCTCCCTCAACTCACGCAATGACAAATACTGATTTCGTTCTGGAAACCAGAAGCTTTTATTGATTTTGTCCGTAATGTCGATTACCTTTGGTGCAATCCTTTTCAATTCGTTCAGACAATGCCCCTTTGCATCCTGTTCGTTCTTAGCAAATACGAGGAAATGCTTTGTTTTGCTGATTGGTATGGTATAGAGCTTGATTGGTTGCAATCCTAATTCATTCTTTTCAATCAGTGCTGCTACTTCCT contains these protein-coding regions:
- a CDS encoding single-stranded DNA-binding protein, which codes for MNIITVTGNSVKDIELKATPSGSFVGNGTIAVRRDFKNKQTGEYETDFINFVALGKTAEIMAQYVNKGDHFGITGRLQIRIWNKDDGTKQYFTEIVVNSFDFPQKKKEGASNNQYANNNAPAPMEVTESDLPF
- a CDS encoding dATP/dGTP diphosphohydrolase domain-containing protein — encoded protein: MKILMVHDYSYTIPSGNSTLRQGEIYEAEFSGDYEYSVKVSDRDKPVLVHKKIARVLEEVNKPTVPGVSPDQPVVYNEKGGGQSKSPYRMDLVDPKSILEIASVLKEGAEKYGDDNWKLISTQDHLNHLLVHVYAHLAGDESDKHLAHAACRAIFALGVELEDK
- a CDS encoding ERCC4 domain-containing protein, coding for MYRFHYTDKEINEILKTMVIVADTREQKNEHILDYLKKKNVPVVSQKLDFGDYSALIPRNDELGITRNIYLNSVVERKANVDELCGNLQKTTQQAFENELIRSQQGNFVLMVEQLDFYTKLIHGDYRSQYDPKALLARLKSFEAKYNFNIVPVQKKEAGNWIYYRFYYEARNLLKQGAF